CTGCCGCTCCTTGGCCGTGAGCCGGTCCTGGTGACGGCCATCGACCGGTGCCGCGGCGGCAGCGCCGGTCGCGAGGAAGCCGGTGACCAGAAGACCGGTGAGAACAACGGAAATACGACGGAGCATCAGCATGTCCCTACGGTGAGTGGTGACGGTGTGCGGTGCCACCTTCCGCGGGCGGAGGTCCCGGAGTCATGCGACAGCTCCGGGCGCTGCTGCGAACGGACCAGCGGCACCGCCGTATTGCCGTAGTGGAGCTCTCACCAACGGCCGAGCCGGTCCGCTCTTCTCCCGCACCGCGCCGCCGTAATTGCCGGCCGTGGCCGATAGTGAATCAGGGCACAATTGGCGCACTTTTGGCCCCGGCCACAGTGCCCCTCACCACATTTGACGATTCCCCCACCGTCACATCGGGCCGGCACCCGGATAAATCGGCTGCCGCCGGCGCCCGGACCGGTGCCGGAGAGCGCTAATTCGGCTGTGAGCCAGGCAACTTATAGAGGGGGGCCAAGCGGCCTTCGATGCCGTTATCGGGTGACCCGAGGCACGCGATGTACGTCACTTACGAAGCTGCTTAGTCGATAGCCATGCGCCCATTCCGGGCCAACACCGCCGGGGACGCTTATCCATTCGAAGATCAGGGTTTATCTCACGAAGATGAGTAGTACAGAGCACCATTGCCTCGATTCGGGACCGGCGTTAACCATGGATTCCGACGCACCGAGAGCGAGTTTGCGAATCACGCCCCAAGGCGATCGCAGCAAAGACCTCCGGTACGTAACGCGCCGCCAAAAAAGGCCGCCTCCCCGTCCCCAGTACCTGGAAGAGGTCACTCTGCATGCCTAGCTTCACCCTGCCCCGCGCTGCCCGTATCACCCGCATCACCCGCACCCACAAGGTCGCCGTGGCCGTTCTGGCCGCCGCGGGTGCCACCTCGGGCCTGGCCCTCACCTCGGCTCCGGACACCGCTCAGGCCGCTTCTGAGCACTCCCCCGCCGCGGTCAAGCCCGTCAGCGCGAAGGGCCAGCCGGCCAAGGCCGACGACGCCAAGACCGGCCGCCCGGTGACCGCCTCGGTCGCCGACCACGTGAAGGTCACCGCCGTGGAGAAGCAGCACAGCGCCCAGCAGGCCGCCAACCGCTCCGCCGAGCGCGAGGCCGTCAAGGACTACCCGAACAACCTGGACGGCTGGATCCGCGAGTCGCTGGACATCATGAAGGCCAAGGGCATCCCCGGCTCCTACGAGGGCCTGCACCGCAACATCATGCGGGAGTCCGCCGGTGACCCGAACGCCGTCAACGGCTGGGACGTCAACGCCGTCAACGGCACGCCCTCCAAGGGCCTGCTCCAGGTGATCCAGCCCACGTTCGACGCCTACCACGTGGCCGGTACCCCCGATAAGCTCACCGACCCGATCGCCAACATCACCGCCGCGGCCAACTACGCGGCCGACCGTTACGGCTCGATCGACAACGTCGACTCGGCCTACTGAGCCGATGCGGCCGAAGAGCCGTCATGGGCACCCGAGGCCGGCCCTGCCAGATGAGGCCAGGGACATGACGGATCACACAAGCGAGCCGGCAGGCTCGGCATAGAGCAGCTTGCGAAGCGGCGGAATGGCGCGTTCGCCGCTGCGCGGTGGAGCGGGTCCCGGCAGTGCCGGGGCCCGCTTCGCTCTGTCGTACGACCCGGAGGCCGGGCCGGGGGCGTGAGTGGCCGTTTCCGCCCGCCGGACGGGTGAGATGCAGGGCCGGTCGGCGGACTGACGGTCTGTTGGGCCATAGAGTCAGGCGGTTCTGCGTATATGTCTCTTATCGGCAGGATTCTGCTCAAAAGCTGCCGAACCTGACTCAACCGAAGGCCTTCGGAGGCATGCGATGCCCTTGCGCAGATCCGGTCCGGCCCGCCGTACAGTCCCCCTTGCGGCCGGAACTCTCGTTTCTCTTTTCTCCGTGCTCGCGCTGCCCCTCGCGCTGACCGGCTCCGCCACGGCGTCGGATGCCGAGAAGAGACCCGCCCACCCCGAACAGGACTGGATGGGTTCCACCATCATCGCCCACGAGGGCGGCGACCGGGCCGGCGGTGCCGAGCCGCGGGCGTCGGGTCACCGGGCCGTGGCCGGCGTCGATGTCTCCAGCCACAACGGCAAGGTCGGCTGGTCGTCACTGCGTAAGTCCGGGGTGCGGTTCGCGTACGTCAAGGCCTCCGAGGGGACCAGCTACACGAACCCGTACTTCGCGCAGCAGTACAGGGGCTCGTACGAATCCGGCATGATCCACGGCGCCTACCACTTCGCGCTGCCCGACCACTCCAGCGGCGGTTCCCAGGCGCGGTACTTCGCCGATCACGGCGGCGACTGGTCCAGGGACGGCAGGACACTGCCCGGCGCGCTCGACATGGAGTACAACCCCTACGGCGCGACCTGCTACGGGAAGAGCCACAAGGCGATGGTCAGGTGGATCCAGGACTTCGTGCGGACCTACCGGGAGGAGACCGGCCGTCACGCGGTCATCTACACCTCCACCAACTGGTGGAAGCGGTGCACCGGCAACTCCGGCAAGTTCGGCAGGACGAACCCGCTGTGGATCCCGCGCTACGGCTCGTCCGTGGGCTCGCTGCCGGCCGGCTGGCAGTACCACAGCATCTGGCAGCACACCTCCTCGGGCCACCGGGTCGGCGACCGTAACCGCTTCAACGGCTCGTACACCCGCCTCAAGGTTCTCGCGAACGGCCACTGACCCCACACGCAACGGCCGGTCCCCGGCGCGCCCGCTCAGGCGCCGGGGACCGGCCGTTTTTCCGTTCGCCCCCGCGGCCGCGGGCGACGGCGGGAGGCCTTTTTGGACAACTCCTGCGGCACGGCAACGAATTCGCGCCGCGGTACAACCATCCATGGCCGGCCGCTGTCCAACACTGCGAAATGTCCACGCGACGCACTTCACCCAACGGGGGGTATTCCATGAAGCGTTCTCGTGCCATCGCAGGATCCGCAGTGCTGGCCATGGCCGGTATCGCCACGATGGCGACGGCCACCACCGCGTCCGCCGCGCCCAAGGCCGCCGCGTACAACGGAGCCTGCGGAAGCGGCTACAGCGTAGTGAATTCCGTACCGGTCACCGGAAAGGGGACCGTGTACCTGACGTACAGCGCAAAGACCGGAAAGAACTGTGTCGTGACGGTGCGGAACAGCCCCGGTAAGCGGGTGTACATGTACACCTATCTCACGGCCACCGACGGCAGTTCGGACTGGGTTTACGACAGCGGTCAGTACACCTCCTACGCCGGCCCCGTCTACCTGCCCGGAAAGGGCATCTGTGTGGACTGGGGCGGCGCGATCGAGTCGGTCAGCGTCAGTGTTTCCGGCTCCAACTGCGGCCGGATGGCGGCCGGTGTGGTGACCCACCACTGATCGTCCACGACGGCGGGTTCCCGGGCAGCGCCCGCCCGGGAACCCGCCGTCGGCATATCGCGTGACACATCGCGCGCGTCAACCGGCGTGCCCGGCGGGCCACTTGACGACCGTCAGGATCCGGCGCGGGCCGCTCGCTCCGGACGACTCCGGTGCTCGGCCGCCGCCGCGGCCGCGATGTTGCGGGCCATTCCGCCGAACACCGCGGCGTGGAAAGGGGAGATGGACCACCAGTAGGCATGGCCGGTCAGTCCGTGCGGGTGGAACAGGGCCCGCTGGCCGTAGAGCGTACGGCCGTGGGCATCACGGCCGACCGTCAGTTCCAGCCAGGCCAGGCCGGGGAGCCGCATCTCGGCGCGCAGCCGCAGCAGCCGGCCCGGCTCGACCTCCTCGACGCGCCAGAAGTCGAGCGAGTCACCGACCCGCAGCCGGCCGGCGTCGCGTCGGCCGCGGCGCAGCCCCACCCCGCCGATCAGCCGGTCCAGCCAGCCGCGCACCGCCCAGGCGAGCGGAAGGGAGTACCAGCCGTTGTCGCCGCCGATGCCCTCGACCACCCGCCACAGCACCTCGGGCGGGGCGTCCACGGTCCGCTCCCGCCGGTCGGTGTAGAGGCTGCCACCGGCCCAGTCGGGGTCGGTCGGCAGCGGATCGCTCGGCGCTCCGGGCACCGCGGCATTGGACCAGTGGGTGGCGACCTCGGCGTCCCGTACCCGGCGCAGCGCCAGTTCCAGGGCCTCGTCGAAGGCGATGGGGTGGCCCGGCGGGTCCGGGTCGGGGACGTAGCGGGCGATGTCGTGCTCGTGGCAGACGACCTCGTGGCGCAGGGACTCGGCGAGCGGGCGGGCCAGGCCGGGCGGCACGGGGGTGACCAGCCCGATCCAGAGGCTGGACAGGCGCGGGGTGAGCATCGGCACGGGGAGGATCAGCCGTTCGGGCAGCCCGGCCACCCGTGCGTAGCGCTGCATCATGTCGCGGTAGGTGAGGATGTCGGGCCCGCCGATGTCGAAGGCCCGGCTGACGTCGTCGGGGAGGCGGGCGCAGCCCACCAGATAGCGCAGCACATCGCGGACGGCGACCGGCTGGATGCGGGTGCCCACCCAGCTGGGGGTGACCATGACCGGCAGCCGCTCGGTGAGATAGCGCAGCATCTCGAACGAGGCCGAGCCGGAGCCGATGATGACGGCGGCGCGCAGTACGGCGGTGGGGACACCGGACGCCAGCAGGATCTCCGCGACCTCGGCCCGGGAGCGCAGGTGGGGCGAGAGCTCCTGCTCGGGGATGCCTTCGGGGGTGAGGCCGCCGAGGTAGACGATCCGGCGGACTCCGGCGACGCGGGCCTGCCGGGCGAAGATCTGCGCGGCCCGGCGGTCGGTGTCCTCGAACCGGCGGCCGCTGCCCAGGGCGTGCACCAGGTAGTAGGCGACCTCGACACCGGCCATCGCGGTACGGACCGAGTCCTCGTCGGTGACATCGCCGTGCAGCACCTCCGTCCGCCCGGCCCAGGGGTGATCGCGCAGCTTCTCCGGTGCCCTGGCCAGTGCCCGTACGGCATATCCGGCCGCGAGCAGCTCGGGGACCAGACGGCCGCCGATGTAGCCGGTGGCGCCGGTGACCAGGGCACGCGGGCGTGCCGTGGGCTGCGAGGCATCGTCCGTGCCGGCCATGTGCGCGGCCTCCTCCGGCGGGTAGCAGCACGACCAGGCTGCCCGCCAAGTCTGTCACCGCTCCCCGCACCGGGCATCACGACGCGGGTCAGGTGACGCAGGTCAGGTCGTGTCCTGCCGGGCCTTCCGGATCAGGTCGACCTGTCGGAGCGGGCGGAGCTTCTTGTCCGGGTCGAGCTGCCAGCCGT
This genomic stretch from Streptomyces nigrescens harbors:
- a CDS encoding transglycosylase SLT domain-containing protein, whose amino-acid sequence is MPSFTLPRAARITRITRTHKVAVAVLAAAGATSGLALTSAPDTAQAASEHSPAAVKPVSAKGQPAKADDAKTGRPVTASVADHVKVTAVEKQHSAQQAANRSAEREAVKDYPNNLDGWIRESLDIMKAKGIPGSYEGLHRNIMRESAGDPNAVNGWDVNAVNGTPSKGLLQVIQPTFDAYHVAGTPDKLTDPIANITAAANYAADRYGSIDNVDSAY
- a CDS encoding lysozyme produces the protein MPLRRSGPARRTVPLAAGTLVSLFSVLALPLALTGSATASDAEKRPAHPEQDWMGSTIIAHEGGDRAGGAEPRASGHRAVAGVDVSSHNGKVGWSSLRKSGVRFAYVKASEGTSYTNPYFAQQYRGSYESGMIHGAYHFALPDHSSGGSQARYFADHGGDWSRDGRTLPGALDMEYNPYGATCYGKSHKAMVRWIQDFVRTYREETGRHAVIYTSTNWWKRCTGNSGKFGRTNPLWIPRYGSSVGSLPAGWQYHSIWQHTSSGHRVGDRNRFNGSYTRLKVLANGH
- a CDS encoding SDR family oxidoreductase yields the protein MAGTDDASQPTARPRALVTGATGYIGGRLVPELLAAGYAVRALARAPEKLRDHPWAGRTEVLHGDVTDEDSVRTAMAGVEVAYYLVHALGSGRRFEDTDRRAAQIFARQARVAGVRRIVYLGGLTPEGIPEQELSPHLRSRAEVAEILLASGVPTAVLRAAVIIGSGSASFEMLRYLTERLPVMVTPSWVGTRIQPVAVRDVLRYLVGCARLPDDVSRAFDIGGPDILTYRDMMQRYARVAGLPERLILPVPMLTPRLSSLWIGLVTPVPPGLARPLAESLRHEVVCHEHDIARYVPDPDPPGHPIAFDEALELALRRVRDAEVATHWSNAAVPGAPSDPLPTDPDWAGGSLYTDRRERTVDAPPEVLWRVVEGIGGDNGWYSLPLAWAVRGWLDRLIGGVGLRRGRRDAGRLRVGDSLDFWRVEEVEPGRLLRLRAEMRLPGLAWLELTVGRDAHGRTLYGQRALFHPHGLTGHAYWWSISPFHAAVFGGMARNIAAAAAAEHRSRPERAARAGS